A genomic stretch from Methanobrevibacter sp. includes:
- the mcrB gene encoding coenzyme-B sulfoethylthiotransferase subunit beta codes for MAKFDDKIDLFDDRGNEIASDVPIEAISPLRNPAIQNIVKGVKRTVAVNLEGLEKSVKTASVGGDKSRILGRELDLDIVANAEAIADKMKGIIQISEDDDTVVTPISGGKRLLVQVPTRRIDVAAEYSTAPLSSASALVQSVIDVCDVSIYDANFVKAAVLGRYPQSVDYKGSNIATMLDIPQKLEGAGYGLRNVKANDFAAATLKNTFQATALAAIFEQTAMFEMADALGSFERLHLLGLAYQGLNADNLVYDLVKDNADGTVGSIVQATIARAEADGIIAPEEQLTDFAIYNTDDAAKWNAYAAAGAVAATMVNVGAARAAQGIPSTLLYFNDNLEFATGLPGLDYGRAEGVAVGFSFFSHSIYGGGGPGLFNGNHVVTRHSKGFCIPCVAAAMSLDAGTQLFSPEATSGLIKEVYSQIDEFREPIKAVAIAADEIKGDI; via the coding sequence ATGGCAAAGTTTGATGATAAAATCGATTTATTCGATGATAGAGGCAACGAAATTGCATCTGACGTACCAATCGAAGCTATTAGTCCATTAAGAAACCCTGCAATTCAAAACATCGTAAAAGGTGTAAAAAGAACTGTTGCAGTAAACTTAGAAGGACTTGAAAAATCTGTTAAAACAGCATCTGTTGGTGGAGACAAATCTAGAATTTTAGGAAGAGAATTAGATCTCGATATTGTTGCAAACGCAGAAGCAATCGCAGACAAAATGAAAGGAATTATTCAAATTTCTGAAGATGATGACACTGTTGTAACACCTATTTCTGGAGGAAAAAGGTTATTAGTACAAGTACCTACTAGAAGAATTGATGTCGCTGCTGAATACTCCACAGCTCCATTATCTTCCGCTTCAGCTTTAGTACAATCTGTTATTGATGTTTGTGATGTAAGCATTTATGATGCTAACTTTGTAAAAGCTGCAGTATTAGGTAGATACCCACAATCTGTAGACTACAAAGGATCTAACATTGCAACCATGTTAGACATTCCACAAAAACTCGAAGGTGCAGGTTACGGTTTAAGAAACGTAAAAGCAAACGACTTCGCTGCTGCTACTTTGAAAAACACTTTCCAAGCTACCGCATTAGCTGCTATCTTTGAACAAACTGCTATGTTCGAAATGGCTGACGCTTTAGGTTCATTCGAAAGATTACACTTATTAGGTTTAGCTTACCAAGGTTTAAACGCTGATAACTTAGTATATGACTTAGTAAAAGATAATGCTGATGGTACTGTTGGTAGTATCGTACAAGCAACTATTGCTCGTGCAGAAGCTGATGGAATTATTGCTCCTGAAGAACAATTAACCGATTTCGCTATTTACAACACTGACGACGCAGCTAAATGGAACGCATATGCTGCTGCTGGTGCTGTTGCAGCAACTATGGTTAACGTAGGTGCAGCTCGTGCTGCTCAAGGTATTCCATCCACTTTATTATACTTCAACGACAACCTTGAATTCGCTACTGGTTTACCTGGTCTCGACTATGGTAGAGCAGAAGGTGTAGCTGTAGGATTCTCCTTCTTCAGTCACTCCATCTACGGTGGTGGAGGTCCTGGTCTCTTCAACGGTAACCACGTTGTAACCAGACACAGTAAAGGATTCTGTATTCCTTGTGTAGCTGCTGCTATGTCCTTAGATGCAGGAACACAACTCTTTTCACCAGAAGCAACTTCTGGTTTAATTAAAGAAGTATACAGTCAAATTGACGAATTCAGAGAACCTATTAAAGCAGTTGCAATCGCAGCTGATGAAATTAAAGGTGACATCTAA
- the mcrC gene encoding methyl-coenzyme M reductase I operon protein C, whose translation MIGRCTHVVDCREASGMGKGGSLAQRGTFAECGTDVCAIAMSPGRRHITKPVCEITFGLREANVLTSTMVLNAGAGVPHDAPASGGTLFGLTDKEVEQMRNFKLLVVHLGGVANHIIYKARLILRNVNKHCIIICESPVDCEDFAKIGIKTSKVMPDEADIKTAGTIDDIVTGVIRGETISQDKLDEIIRKVKLALGDA comes from the coding sequence ATGATAGGACGTTGTACTCACGTAGTGGATTGTAGGGAAGCAAGCGGTATGGGTAAAGGTGGAAGCCTCGCTCAAAGAGGAACTTTCGCTGAATGCGGTACTGATGTATGTGCAATAGCTATGTCTCCTGGACGTAGACATATTACCAAACCAGTTTGTGAAATTACATTTGGATTACGTGAAGCTAATGTTTTAACCAGTACAATGGTATTAAATGCTGGTGCGGGCGTTCCTCATGATGCACCTGCTTCAGGTGGAACTTTGTTCGGACTTACTGATAAGGAAGTCGAACAAATGCGTAATTTCAAATTACTTGTTGTTCACTTAGGCGGTGTTGCAAATCATATTATATACAAAGCAAGATTAATTCTTAGGAATGTCAACAAACATTGCATAATCATATGCGAATCACCAGTGGACTGCGAAGATTTTGCCAAAATTGGTATTAAAACTTCAAAAGTCATGCCAGATGAAGCTGACATTAAAACTGCAGGAACTATTGATGATATTGTTACAGGTGTTATCCGTGGTGAAACAATTTCACAGGACAAATTAGATGAAATTATTAGAAAAGTTAAATTAGCATTAGGAGATGCATAA
- the mcrD gene encoding methyl-coenzyme M reductase operon protein D: MDIEIFPYRVLGSDTTEKLLNDLESLEDVKRTVIQGPRFPKGEATLPPQYRERRVINVNGEDVVLQVKTARIFIELTLESTIDDIEEICNKHIPFGFDINQDRSHYIRKQKTVTDRIKYGNKELPDELIGMTDQYSTFDDHVNIIKKDD; this comes from the coding sequence ATGGATATTGAAATATTCCCTTACAGAGTTCTTGGAAGTGACACTACTGAAAAATTATTAAATGATTTAGAATCACTTGAAGATGTAAAAAGGACTGTTATTCAAGGTCCAAGATTCCCTAAAGGTGAAGCAACTTTACCTCCTCAATACAGGGAACGTAGAGTCATTAATGTTAATGGTGAAGATGTTGTTTTACAAGTTAAAACTGCTAGAATCTTTATTGAATTGACTTTGGAATCTACAATTGATGACATTGAAGAAATCTGTAATAAACATATTCCTTTTGGTTTTGACATTAATCAAGATAGGTCTCATTATATCAGAAAACAAAAAACTGTTACTGATAGGATTAAATACGGTAATAAAGAGTTACCGGATGAACTAATTGGAATGACTGATCAATATTCAACATTTGATGACCATGTGAATATTATTAAAAAGGATGACTAG